A window from Staphylococcus succinus encodes these proteins:
- a CDS encoding COX15/CtaA family protein codes for MFNKGNLKWLSVTAALIMTWVQLGGALVTKTGSADGCGSDWPLCHGALLPQNLPIQTIIELSHRAVSGLSLIIVLWLVIVAWKHISYIKEVKPLCIISVGFLLLQALIGAAAVMWQQNAYVLALHFGISLVSFSSVFVLTLIIFEVDRKYEADELFIRKPLRIYTWIMAIIVYLTIYTGALVRHKGASLAYGQWPLPFNDLMPHNVADWINFTHRCMAFIAFTWILLTFIHAVNHYQHNRTIRYGYTAAFILVILQVTTGALSIITEVNLIIALLHALFITLLFGLIAYFIVLMLRTIRSGG; via the coding sequence TTGTTTAACAAAGGAAACCTAAAATGGTTATCGGTGACAGCAGCACTAATTATGACTTGGGTTCAATTAGGAGGCGCTTTAGTTACAAAGACAGGTTCAGCCGACGGATGTGGTTCTGACTGGCCGCTATGTCATGGCGCTCTTTTACCTCAAAACCTTCCCATTCAAACAATTATCGAATTAAGTCACCGTGCAGTATCTGGCTTATCTCTTATTATTGTCTTATGGTTGGTTATTGTGGCATGGAAACATATTAGCTATATTAAAGAAGTAAAACCTTTATGTATCATTAGTGTGGGATTCTTACTCCTTCAAGCACTCATAGGTGCTGCTGCTGTAATGTGGCAACAAAATGCTTACGTTTTAGCATTACATTTCGGTATATCTCTTGTCTCATTCTCTTCAGTCTTTGTACTAACATTAATTATTTTTGAAGTTGATCGTAAATACGAAGCAGACGAATTATTTATTAGAAAGCCGTTAAGAATTTATACTTGGATTATGGCAATCATAGTTTATTTAACTATTTATACAGGCGCTTTAGTTCGACATAAAGGAGCCAGCTTAGCCTATGGTCAATGGCCTTTACCATTCAATGATTTAATGCCACATAATGTTGCAGATTGGATTAATTTCACACATAGATGTATGGCATTTATAGCGTTCACTTGGATATTACTTACGTTTATTCATGCAGTTAATCATTATCAACATAACCGTACGATTCGATATGGTTACACTGCTGCGTTTATTCTAGTCATATTACAAGTAACGACTGGTGCTTTATCTATTATTACTGAAGTGAATTTAATTATCGCACTTTTACATGCTTTGTTCATCACATTATTATTTGGCTTAATTGCTTACTTTATTGTATTGATGTTACGAACGATAAGGAGCGGTGGATAA
- a CDS encoding pyruvate carboxylase, with the protein MNKINKLLVANRGEIAIRIFRAATELNINTVAIYSNEDKGSLHRYKADESYLVGKDLGPAESYLNIERILDVAKRAGVDAIHPGYGFLSENETFARRCSEEGIKFIGPRVEHLDMFGDKVKARATAIKADLTVIPGTDGPIDSQEAAIAFANEAGYPLMIKATSGGGGKGMRIVHSEGELEEAFHRAKSEAEKSFGNSEVYIEKYIDNPKHIEVQVIGDEHGNIVHLYERDCSVQRRHQKVVEVAPSVALTDDLRERICDSAIQLMEKIEYVNAGTVEFLVSGDDYYFIEVNPRVQVEHTITEMITGVDIVKTQILVADGENLFDKEISMPQQQDIQTLGYAIQCRITTEDPTNDFMPDSGRIIAYRSSGGFGVRLDAGDGFQGAEISPYYDSLLVKLSTHGMSFKQAEEKMDRSLQEMRIRGVKTNVPFLINVIRHPQFKTGDYTTKFIEKTPELFDIQPTLDRGTKTLEYIGNVSINGFPNVEKRPKPIYETSPIPVVPKKEIANLQGTKQLLDEKGPQAVATWLKQQEDVLITDTTFRDAHQSLLATRVRTKDMMNIASKTAEVMQDNFSLELWGGATFDVAYNFLKENPWERLERLRKEIPNVLFQMLLRASNAVGYKNYPDNVIKKFVQESAEAGIDVFRIFDSLNWVDQMKVANEAVQEAGKISEGTICYTGDILNPKRSDIYTLEYYINMAKTLEKEGFHILAIKDMAGLLKPKAAYELIGELKAAVDLPIHLHTHDTSGNGLMIYKEAIDAGVDVIDTAVASMSGLTSQPSGNALYYALNGFDRNMRADIDGMEELSHYWGIVRQYYSDFESDIKSPNTEIYKHEMPGGQYSNLRQQAKSLELGNRFNEVKDMYRRVNFLFGDLVKVTPSSKIVGDMALYMVQNELDEQAVIDEGHKLDFPESVVSFFKGDIGQPVSGFNKDLQKVILKGQTALTDRPGEYLEPVDFEAVRKELEEKQQREVTEQDVISYVLYPKVYEQFIATQEQFGNVSLLDTPTFFFGMRSNETVEIEIDTGKRLIITLKTITEPDEKGMRTIFYDMNGQARRIYIQDENVKANASVKPKADKLNPNHIGAQMPGSVTEVQISEGESVTSGQALLITEAMKMETTIQAPFDGTVTKLTVKSGDAIETGDLLIEIEKEPVD; encoded by the coding sequence GTGAATAAAATAAATAAACTATTGGTAGCCAATCGTGGGGAAATAGCAATAAGGATTTTTAGGGCTGCAACGGAGTTGAATATTAATACAGTTGCGATATATTCAAATGAAGATAAGGGGTCTTTACATAGATATAAAGCTGATGAATCATACTTAGTAGGAAAAGACTTAGGACCGGCAGAGTCTTATTTAAATATAGAACGTATTCTAGATGTAGCAAAACGCGCAGGCGTAGATGCGATACATCCTGGTTATGGATTTTTAAGTGAAAATGAAACATTTGCACGTAGATGTAGCGAAGAAGGTATTAAATTTATTGGTCCACGTGTTGAACATTTAGATATGTTTGGAGATAAAGTTAAGGCACGAGCAACAGCAATTAAAGCAGACTTGACTGTTATTCCAGGCACGGATGGTCCAATTGATAGTCAAGAAGCGGCAATTGCATTTGCCAATGAAGCAGGATATCCACTGATGATTAAAGCTACAAGTGGGGGTGGCGGTAAAGGTATGCGTATCGTTCACTCAGAAGGTGAATTAGAAGAGGCATTCCATCGTGCTAAGTCTGAAGCTGAGAAATCCTTTGGTAATAGTGAAGTATACATTGAAAAATATATCGATAATCCAAAGCATATCGAAGTACAGGTGATTGGAGACGAACACGGAAATATTGTTCATTTATATGAAAGAGACTGTTCTGTACAACGTCGTCATCAAAAAGTAGTTGAAGTTGCACCATCAGTGGCACTTACTGATGATTTAAGAGAAAGAATATGTGATTCAGCAATTCAACTAATGGAAAAGATTGAGTATGTAAATGCTGGTACTGTTGAATTTTTAGTATCTGGAGATGACTATTATTTCATTGAAGTTAATCCACGTGTTCAAGTAGAACATACTATAACTGAAATGATAACAGGCGTAGATATTGTTAAAACACAAATCCTTGTAGCGGATGGAGAAAATCTTTTTGATAAAGAAATTTCAATGCCTCAGCAACAAGATATTCAAACTTTAGGTTACGCAATTCAGTGCCGTATTACGACTGAAGATCCTACAAATGATTTCATGCCAGATTCTGGAAGAATTATAGCATACCGTTCAAGTGGTGGTTTTGGTGTGAGATTAGATGCTGGAGATGGTTTCCAAGGCGCCGAGATTTCACCATATTATGATTCATTACTTGTTAAACTTTCCACACATGGCATGTCATTTAAACAAGCAGAAGAAAAAATGGATCGTTCATTACAAGAGATGAGAATTCGTGGTGTGAAAACAAATGTGCCATTCTTAATTAATGTGATAAGACATCCTCAATTTAAAACTGGGGACTATACAACGAAATTTATTGAGAAGACACCAGAACTATTTGATATTCAACCGACTTTAGACCGTGGTACTAAAACATTAGAATATATTGGTAACGTTTCAATTAATGGTTTTCCAAACGTTGAGAAACGTCCAAAACCAATATATGAGACTTCACCAATACCAGTAGTACCAAAAAAGGAAATAGCTAATCTTCAAGGAACGAAACAATTATTAGATGAAAAAGGACCTCAAGCAGTCGCAACATGGTTAAAACAACAGGAAGATGTACTAATCACGGATACAACATTTAGAGATGCACATCAATCTTTACTAGCTACACGTGTACGTACAAAAGACATGATGAATATTGCTTCTAAAACAGCTGAAGTGATGCAAGATAACTTTTCTTTAGAATTATGGGGTGGAGCTACATTTGATGTTGCTTACAATTTCTTGAAAGAAAACCCTTGGGAAAGATTAGAAAGACTTAGAAAAGAAATTCCAAATGTTTTATTCCAAATGTTATTACGTGCTTCTAATGCAGTAGGTTATAAGAATTATCCTGATAATGTAATTAAAAAGTTTGTGCAAGAAAGTGCTGAGGCTGGTATCGATGTTTTCCGTATTTTCGACTCATTAAACTGGGTAGATCAAATGAAAGTTGCAAATGAGGCAGTACAAGAAGCAGGGAAGATTTCAGAAGGTACAATTTGTTACACAGGTGATATCTTAAATCCTAAACGTTCAGATATTTACACATTAGAATATTATATAAATATGGCCAAAACGCTTGAAAAAGAAGGGTTCCATATTTTAGCGATTAAAGATATGGCAGGTTTATTAAAACCTAAAGCAGCCTATGAATTAATTGGAGAATTAAAAGCAGCTGTAGATTTACCAATACATTTGCACACGCATGATACAAGTGGAAATGGATTAATGATATATAAAGAGGCGATAGATGCAGGTGTCGATGTCATTGATACTGCAGTAGCTTCAATGAGTGGATTAACAAGTCAACCTAGTGGAAATGCATTATATTATGCATTAAATGGGTTTGATAGAAATATGCGCGCTGATATTGATGGCATGGAAGAATTATCTCATTATTGGGGAATTGTACGTCAGTATTATAGTGATTTTGAAAGTGATATTAAGTCACCTAATACGGAAATATATAAACATGAAATGCCTGGTGGTCAGTATTCAAACTTAAGACAACAAGCTAAGAGCTTAGAACTGGGTAATCGATTTAATGAAGTGAAAGATATGTATAGACGTGTGAATTTCTTGTTTGGTGATTTAGTCAAAGTTACGCCATCATCTAAAATAGTAGGAGACATGGCACTGTACATGGTTCAAAATGAACTAGACGAACAAGCAGTTATTGATGAGGGACATAAATTGGATTTCCCAGAATCAGTGGTTTCCTTCTTTAAAGGCGACATTGGTCAACCTGTCAGTGGTTTCAATAAAGATCTCCAAAAAGTTATTTTAAAAGGTCAGACTGCGCTTACAGACAGACCTGGTGAATATTTAGAGCCGGTAGATTTTGAGGCAGTTAGAAAAGAGTTAGAAGAAAAGCAACAACGTGAAGTGACTGAACAAGATGTTATTAGTTACGTACTTTATCCAAAGGTTTATGAACAGTTTATTGCGACACAAGAACAATTTGGTAATGTTTCACTCTTAGATACACCAACGTTCTTCTTTGGAATGCGTTCAAATGAAACAGTTGAAATTGAAATAGATACAGGAAAACGACTGATTATTACGTTAAAAACAATAACAGAACCAGATGAAAAAGGTATGCGTACTATTTTCTATGATATGAATGGTCAGGCGAGACGTATCTATATTCAAGATGAAAATGTTAAAGCAAACGCAAGTGTTAAACCGAAAGCAGATAAATTAAATCCGAATCATATAGGGGCTCAAATGCCAGGTTCTGTTACAGAAGTGCAAATTTCTGAGGGTGAATCTGTCACAAGTGGTCAGGCTTTATTAATAACTGAAGCAATGAAAATGGAGACAACAATCCAAGCACCTTTTGATGGAACAGTGACTAAACTTACAGTTAAAAGCGGTGATGCAATTGAAACAGGTGATTTGTTGATAGAAATAGAAAAAGAACCTGTTGATTAA
- a CDS encoding DUF420 domain-containing protein, which yields MNLPILPTISTSFIVISAILVAIGWRKIWKREIESHKKVMLWAAGFALSFFIIYASRTVFVGNTAFGGPDSIKLYYTIFLVFHINLATIGGILGLVQIITAFKDKFKVHRFVGPIASIIWFFTAITGLAVYLLLYVFYPGGETTSLIKATLGL from the coding sequence ATGAATTTACCAATTTTACCTACTATCAGTACAAGCTTTATTGTTATTAGTGCAATCCTTGTTGCAATAGGTTGGCGCAAAATTTGGAAACGTGAAATTGAAAGTCATAAAAAAGTAATGTTATGGGCAGCTGGTTTTGCACTTTCATTCTTTATCATTTATGCTTCAAGAACCGTTTTTGTTGGTAATACTGCTTTTGGTGGTCCAGATTCAATCAAGCTTTATTATACGATATTCTTAGTGTTCCACATTAATTTAGCAACAATCGGTGGAATTTTAGGGCTAGTACAAATTATTACAGCCTTTAAAGATAAGTTTAAAGTGCATAGATTCGTTGGACCTATAGCATCTATTATTTGGTTCTTTACTGCGATTACGGGTTTAGCTGTATATTTATTATTATATGTGTTTTACCCAGGTGGAGAAACAACGTCTTTAATTAAAGCGACATTAGGATTATAA
- the cyoE gene encoding heme o synthase, with translation MNKEQTLSHNTSRVTFKELQQIIKMGLVQGNLIPAFAGSWLAVVLANHSFLSSIPQILMMLVGSTLIMGGACALNNYYDQDIDSIMPSKQQRPTVNERISNRNLLILSFGMMLIGEGLLFALNIPSGVIGLIGIVGYVSFYSIWSKRHTVWNTVIGSFPGAVPPLIGWTAIEGNISLVAVALFLVVFCWQPIHFYALAIKREDEYSLANIPMLPSVKGFNRTRVSMFIWLVLLLPLPFLLSDLGITFIVLASLLNLGWIYMGLTSFKKESDQIKWATKMFIYSLNYLVVFFVLVVVVSLIQMF, from the coding sequence ATGAACAAAGAACAAACTTTGTCGCATAATACAAGTCGGGTAACTTTTAAAGAGTTACAGCAAATTATCAAAATGGGACTTGTGCAAGGGAATTTAATTCCCGCATTTGCTGGTTCTTGGCTTGCAGTTGTGTTGGCTAATCATTCCTTTCTCTCGTCAATACCACAAATCTTAATGATGTTGGTGGGCTCTACGTTAATTATGGGGGGCGCATGTGCTTTAAATAATTACTATGATCAAGATATTGACAGTATCATGCCAAGTAAACAACAGAGACCAACAGTTAATGAAAGAATTTCAAACAGAAATCTTTTAATTTTAAGTTTTGGAATGATGCTAATAGGAGAAGGTTTACTATTTGCATTAAACATACCATCTGGCGTTATTGGTTTAATAGGTATTGTAGGTTATGTATCATTTTATTCTATCTGGTCTAAACGTCATACAGTATGGAATACAGTGATTGGTAGTTTTCCTGGAGCAGTGCCACCGTTAATTGGTTGGACTGCAATTGAAGGAAATATTAGCTTGGTTGCAGTAGCACTATTTTTAGTAGTCTTTTGTTGGCAACCCATTCATTTCTACGCATTAGCAATTAAGCGTGAAGATGAATATTCGTTGGCTAATATACCAATGTTACCATCGGTTAAAGGTTTTAACCGTACGAGAGTGAGCATGTTTATATGGCTTGTGTTATTGTTACCACTACCATTTTTACTTAGTGACTTAGGTATCACATTTATTGTGTTAGCTTCATTATTAAATTTAGGTTGGATATACATGGGCTTAACAAGCTTTAAAAAAGAGTCAGATCAAATTAAATGGGCAACAAAAATGTTTATATATTCACTAAATTATTTAGTTGTATTTTTCGTGCTCGTTGTTGTCGTATCTCTAATCCAAATGTTCTAA